From the Diprion similis isolate iyDipSimi1 chromosome 1, iyDipSimi1.1, whole genome shotgun sequence genome, the window ATGTATTCTGGCGAGTTCATAAACTCACACAGCTGGCACGAGCCGTTTTCGTAACCTATTATTCAATTTGTCGAACTTTTCGGGCTTCTTAGAATCCTATAAAACAGTTTAATTCGGCATCAGCATCGAACGGTTGCAGGTAAGGGAAAATTATTCGTCGTTACATTTGTAGCGGATTTTCACTTTCGAATACTTCGAATGTGTACATCGGTTGCAGCATACTCGTCACGTGCCTATGTTTTGAAAAGTAGAACACTTCTgcgaaatgaagagaaaaattcagtTGCTCAACATTTGTGTAACGCGTAGTTACGCTCAAAGTAATTTTACGGCCGGTCCCAAGCGGGCAAGGaaacaattttccaaaaagcTAATAAAGCTGGAAAAATCAAGCGTTTTGAAACCTAACCAAACATCTTTAACCTCAAACTACGAAACCTGCAAGGCACAGAATGCTTCCGATGAATCTCAAACTGAGAAACCATCCTTAACACGTGTCAACGAACTCAATATGCAAATGCTATCAAAAGGTTTGTATGaacaattgtttaaaaatgattCGATCCATTGCCCGTCCAAGCAAGAGCTTACATCTCTGATGAaggatttgaataaatttggaataaaCATTGAAGACTCGACACGTCTGGAAGATGTTTCAATGAAGCTGCCAGCCTTGGAAGGTAAGAATTTAGAAGAgcatttttacaatattgcaAAAGCACAGATCGAACCctatttgaatataataaacGACATAGTAAAAGAAATTCCGGAGATGCCGAAAGAGTGGATTTTCCAAGAAGGTTGGACCAGATATACGGACACAGGGGCTGACAGAGTCGATTATCCTCTAGAAACGGGGCTCGTATTTGACGTAGAGGTTTGCATGAACGCTGGACCTTTTCCTACGCTGGCCACAGCCGTTAGCCAGAAAGCCTGGTACAGTTGGGTATCCAAATCGTTGATACATAGAAGCAGCATGCCAGCAGGAAGTCAGAAGCTTACTACGGATTTGCTGATACCATTGGAGAGTAATAGCAAACAATATGGTGGTacattgaacgatctacaaaaatttccaaagatGATAGTTGGTCACAATGTTTCATACGACAGGGCCAGAATCAAAGAGCAATATTGGCTCAATTGTACAGGTACAAGGTTTCTCGATACAATGTCTATGCATGCTTGTGTCAGCGGTATGACCAGCTATCAAAGAGCTGTAATGAAAGCCAACAAACCAATTTCGGACGACGAAGAATGGAGGCATTGCAGCTCGATGAATGGTTTGGCTGACGTACATGAATTGTACTGTGGTGAGAAATTGAGCAAGAAGATGAGGGATATTTTTGTCGAAGGGACGCTGTCTGAAATCCAAGATAAATTCCAAGAGTTAACTACTTATTGCGCTTTGGATGTTCAAGCGACACACAGAATTCTACAAAAGTTGTTTCCAATGTTTGAAGAAAGATTTTCCCACCCAGTAACACTTGCTGGTATGTTAGAACTGGGCACCGCATATCTACCTGTAAACTCAAACTGGGACCGATATTTAGAAGAATCTGATCTGACGTATGAAGATTTGGATAATGAAACCAAGCATATATTAGCAAAAAAAGCTGATGAGGCATGTAAGCTGTTGCATAATGAAGATTATAAAAGGGATCTTTGGATGTGGGATGAAGATTGGAGTACGCAGTCTATAAAATTGAAGTCTTCGCTGCCTAAGGCCAaattgagagaaatcgaaaagaTCAAATCTATGGAAACGAAGGAATTGtcggatattgaaaaatatctaaCTGATGGCGAAGATGAAGTCGATTCTCTAGAAGAGAAGTTTGCGTATCTCAAAGATACTAAATATCTCTTACCTGCTCGGATGCCTCATAAACCAGGTTATCCAGCCTGGTACAGAAAATTGTGCCCTAAGAGAGGTGATGCAGATTGGACTCCGCATCCCCAAAATATAAGCACAACCATGAAGATAACTCCAAAGCTGTTGAAATTGACTTGGGAAAATTACCCTCTACATCACATCAAAGAACATGGATGGGGCTTTTTAGTACCTCATAATAATGAGACGgatgttgaaacaaaaataccATTGAAAGAATTATGTGAACAATGTCCATTGTTGAATAGCGGTGATAGAGATAGTGATACAGATTATTTGATGGAAAATCTTAGAGCTGAAGTGCAGGACGATTTGGGTAAAACCGATTTCTGGAGATATAAAAAAGTTGCAACTCCAGTCAAAGATATCTACAAAGGTACTGGAG encodes:
- the LOC124410588 gene encoding DNA polymerase subunit gamma-1, mitochondrial → MKRKIQLLNICVTRSYAQSNFTAGPKRARKQFSKKLIKLEKSSVLKPNQTSLTSNYETCKAQNASDESQTEKPSLTRVNELNMQMLSKGLYEQLFKNDSIHCPSKQELTSLMKDLNKFGINIEDSTRLEDVSMKLPALEGKNLEEHFYNIAKAQIEPYLNIINDIVKEIPEMPKEWIFQEGWTRYTDTGADRVDYPLETGLVFDVEVCMNAGPFPTLATAVSQKAWYSWVSKSLIHRSSMPAGSQKLTTDLLIPLESNSKQYGGTLNDLQKFPKMIVGHNVSYDRARIKEQYWLNCTGTRFLDTMSMHACVSGMTSYQRAVMKANKPISDDEEWRHCSSMNGLADVHELYCGEKLSKKMRDIFVEGTLSEIQDKFQELTTYCALDVQATHRILQKLFPMFEERFSHPVTLAGMLELGTAYLPVNSNWDRYLEESDLTYEDLDNETKHILAKKADEACKLLHNEDYKRDLWMWDEDWSTQSIKLKSSLPKAKLREIEKIKSMETKELSDIEKYLTDGEDEVDSLEEKFAYLKDTKYLLPARMPHKPGYPAWYRKLCPKRGDADWTPHPQNISTTMKITPKLLKLTWENYPLHHIKEHGWGFLVPHNNETDVETKIPLKELCEQCPLLNSGDRDSDTDYLMENLRAEVQDDLGKTDFWRYKKVATPVKDIYKGTGVWCNIDVDGCCWFFKLPHKDGKSHNVGNPLAKDFLNKFSENILSGPDSSAQKVLKIARMLSYWRNNRGRIFSQTVIWLDKRDMPRRSRKPSQDDLFINHDSSDMQYGAIVPQVVVSGTLTRRATESTWMTASNAHIERVGSELRAMIQAPPGYNIVGADVDSQELWIASILGDAYRARIHGATPFGWMTLIGSKTNGTDMHSVTAKAVGISRDHAKVINYARIYGAGQKFATGLLKQFNPSMPETEAISKAKKMFTMTKGNRVFRLKQEYIGKDIEDIPFPSYKALRIAQLHGKTVQEMFGNNKWVGGTESAMFNRLEEIAGSLRPVTPFLNCRLSRALESESGGNDKYLPTRVNWVVQSGAVDFLHLMLVCMRWLMKDRTRFCLSFHDEIRYLVPSKYKYNAALAMHMTNLFTRSFCAHRLGLNDLPMSVAFFTSVEVDTVLRKESSHDCQTPSNPHGLKNRYGVPIGESLNVQQSLVKSGGSVHPEHESHTKKEKLQK